A genomic region of Zea mays cultivar B73 chromosome 6, Zm-B73-REFERENCE-NAM-5.0, whole genome shotgun sequence contains the following coding sequences:
- the LOC103630042 gene encoding uncharacterized protein: MPSSSSSVPPRPENVQDVTADAINGFPVLNSGSGAGGHGHGHATAGTYVRPSLAAPLPSPTARAIAGYGYGYAANTGFNAANAMAARSPGPGGEPGTNSLELLMHLAGWNNHPPWAQSYAGMSPRGQPLVLSPSATSPGWAPSSFAPGALAGTSGGSSSSFGGRGAVAVQSGAVARRYDLGPGSWSAGRGKPPNVSQLQITAAATAATGSCSTSKTKSSPLGGGNTEQERLTPVLAMPTTQGKVAAARIGRVRKRAPKNGIIDSSAAPSRNLRHRAANKQRTAKDAAAGVDESPAANARRVDNQPAGGPAKSAASADARNNDIQIVPSPPPARNGRKRKQNASAASSRCSSLATRRSGTDAVAPATKKHTILTWLIDGGFVSDGETVLYVPGGDGGAGAEKVVSGAVTRAGVHCSCCDGVVPLPVFEAHAGARRRDPGPGQRQPWEKLLLVSGNSLLRCMQEAWEMEKVRTFHAQAKVRAALEQEEDKCSQAKRRLLAKHLKKGVVVERIMSPRMEKIKAGEKDSSDDACGVCADGGELLCCDSCTSTFHPECLAIKVPEGSWSCHYCRCVLCMSNDDLQGLSTCQQCARKYHESCRPLPGNGCDIGTYCGETCKKLFSQLAQVTGVTNPTGDGFWWALLRIQKDEPASSEEMPAVLERNVKLAVALGVFNECFNPVKDRRTKIDMLHQAVYSLGSQFKRLSYEGFYTMVLEKDGEIVSAALLRIHGTQVAEMPFAGTLPAYRKQGMMRRLVSAVEQVLASVQVEKLVIPAIDSLVDTWKRSFFFRPVDPQLREELKRLSLVVITGTTLLHKPIVPLPPPRPPSPQQAGSPEAWWRKYADPSARLTDDERAFLEMDVDTAPPFRYTDLVTGNVSLHRFCQAGSSSSACAAAVSTGRASGSAAPPPGPGAFAVQPGGWRSCRKAASAMAPQPSYARGGGRSGILHGMK; this comes from the exons ATGCCGTCGTCATCGTCTTCGGTGCCGCCCAGGCCGGAGAATGTCCAGGACGTCACGGCTGATGCGATCAACGGATTCCCTGTGCTCAATTCTGGCAGCGGCGCCGGAGGCCATGGGCATGGGCACGCGACTGCCGGAACGTATGTGCGGCCCTCCCTGGCCGCCCCATTGCCTTCGCCGACGGCGCGCGCCATCGCCGGCTACGGCTACGGCTACGCAGCCAACACCGGCTTCAACGCCGCGAACGCAATGGCGGCACGTTCTCCCGGTCCCGGTGGAGAACCAGGGACAAACTCGCTGGAGCTGCTCATGCACTTGGCCGGATGGAATAACCACCCGCCATGGGCACAGAGCTATGCGGGCATGTCCCCGCGGGGCCAGCCGCTAGTCCTCTCTCCCTCCGCCACGTCCCCCGGGTGGGCACCGTCGTCGTTCGCCCCCGGGGCTCTGGCGGGAACAagtggcggcagcagcagcagttttGGCGGCCGTGGCGCTGTCGCCGTCCAAAGCGGCGCCGTGGCCCGTAGGTACGATCTCGGTCCCGGCAGTTGGAGCGCGGGCCGCGGCAAACCACCAAACGTGAGTCAGCTACAGATTACTGCGGCCGCAACCGCCGCCACCGGATCATGCTCAACCAGCAAGACGAAGTCGTCGCCACTTGGAGGCGGCAACACAGAACAAGAACGCCTGACCCCCGTGCTTGCAATGCCGACTACCCAGGGGAAGGTTGCCGCGGCGAGGATTGGCCGCGTCAGGAAGCGCGCGCCCAAGAATGGCATCATCGACAGCAGTGCGGCGCCGTCCAGGAACCTGAGGCACAGGGCCGCCAACAAGCAGCGAACGGCCAAAGACGCAGCCGCCGGCGTTGACGAGAGCCCCGCCGCCAACGCCAGGCGCGTCGACAACCAGCCTGCTGGCGGCCCGGCAAAATCCGCCGCAAGCGCGGACGCGCGAAACAACGATATTCAGATCGTCCCTTCTCCGCCGCCGGCACGCAATGGCAGGAAGAGGAAGCAGAACGCTTCCGCTGCGTCATCGAGATGCAGCAGCCTGGCCACCAGGAGGAGCGGCACGGACGCGGTGGCGCCAGCGACGAAGAAGCACACCATCCTGACGTGGCTCATCGACGGCGGCTTCGTGTCCGACGGAGAGACGGTGTTGTATGTTCCAGGAGGGgacggcggcgcgggcgcggagaAGGTGGTGTCGGGCGCGGTGACCCGGGCCGGCGTCCACTGCAGCTGCTGCGACGGCGTGGTGCCGCTGCCGGTGTTCGAGGCCCACGCCGGGGCGCGGCGGCGCGACCCGGGCCCCGGGCAGCGGCAGCCGTGGGAGAAGCTCCTGCTCGTGTCCGGCAACTCCCTCCTGCGGTGCATGCAGGAGGCGTGGGAGATGGAGAAAGTGAGGACCTTCCATGCGCAGGCCAAGGTGAGGGCCGCGCTGGAGCAGGAGGAGGACAAGTGCTCGCAGGCCAAGAGGAGGCTCCTCGCCAAGCATCTGAAGAAGGGGGTGGTCGTCGAGAGGATCATGTCTCCTAGGATGGAGAAGATAAAGGCAGGCGAGAAGGACTCCAGCGACGACGCCTGCGGCGTCTGCGCCGACGGCGGGGAGCTCCTCTGCTGCGACTCCTGCACCTCCACCTTCCacccggagtgcctcgccatcaaG GTACCAGAGGGCTCGTGGTCGTGCCACTACTGCCGGTGCGTGCTGTGCATGTCAAACGATGACCTGCAGGGCCTGTCCACATGCCAGCAGTGTGCTCGCAAGT ACCACGAGAGCTGCCGTCCATTGCCGGGGAACGGGTGCGACATCGGCACGTACTGTGGCGAGACCTGCAAGAAG CTCTTTTCTCAGTTAGCACAAGTGACAGGCGTGACGAACCCTACCGGGGATGGTTTTTGGTGGGCGCTCTTGAGGATTCAGAAAGATGAACCGGCCAGCTCCGAGGAAATGCCTGCCGTTCTCGAGCGCAACGTGAAGCTTGCGGTGGCGCTGGGCGTGTTCAACGAGTGCTTCAACCCGGTGAAGGATCGGCGCACCAAGATCGATATGCTCCACCAAGCTGTGTATAGCCTTGG GTCTCAATTTAAGCGGCTAAGCTACGAAGGGTTCTACACCATGGTTCTGGAGAAGGATGGAGAGATCGTTTCAGCAGCCCTGCTGAG GATCCATGGCACACAAGTCGCGGAGATGCCTTTCGCAGGCACGCTGCCAGCTTACCGGAAACAAGGAATGATGCGTCGCCTGGTCAGTGCTGTGGAGCAG GTGCTGGCGTCAGTGCAAGTGGAGAAGCTGGTGATACCTGCCATAGATTCTCTGGTGGACACATGGAAGAGGTCCTTCTTCTTCAGGCCCGTGGATCCCCAGCTGAGGGAGGAGCTCAAGAGGCTGAGCCTGGTGGTGATCACCGGCACCACCCTGCTCCACAAACCCATCGTTCCGCTGCCGCCGCCACGTCCACCGTCGCCCCAACAAG CGGGGAGTCCAGAGGCATGGTGGCGCAAGTACGCGGACCCGTCGGCGCGCCTGACCGACGACGAGCGGGCGTTCCTGGAGATGGACGTCGACACGGCGCCGCCCTTCCGCTACACCGACCTGGTCACAGGCAACGTGTCTCTGCACAGGTTCTGTCAAGCCGGGAGCTCGTCGTCGGCCTGCGCCGCTGCCGTGTCCACAGGGAGAGCGAGCGGCAGCGCTGCACCGCCTCCGGGTCCGGGAGCATTTGCGGTGCAGCCGGGCGGCTGGCGTTCTTGCCGCAAGGCTGCGAGCGCGATGGCTCCCCAGCCCAGCTacgcgcgcggcggcgggcgcaGCGGTATACTCCATGGCATGAAGTGA